A stretch of the Marivirga tractuosa DSM 4126 genome encodes the following:
- a CDS encoding tetratricopeptide repeat protein — translation MQKIYRNILTIIFSMFSLLAFSQAERSLYFVQTYDNSGQPLQKGTALILDGQGTGTTHQNLFIGATSAKVFTQDSTVHNISTFNAHDPASGLVKFAVDNNLSTKFQKVPIKKGDFKEGSAAKLLQTTGIQKTENSDVKISKSKEIEGYGQFAVIPDNLNKSAIGAAVLVGNDFVGIILNKVNGVNGAVIVDLSRLEKANSITYGFSNFTQRINENAHLLSALNAYANKDWSTALKAFEEFANNNSKDDFVWKMAGYSAFETGNYDKVISNLTNAFKIKSSPRAYSIRAFAYFEQKKYTEAINDFAQGQAEKVDEAKWHAYKGIAHYESEQLDQAIPDLEKAVELNNEDPQVSYYLGNAQFKKEAFDKAITAYNQSEKLGYESEVLFNNRGKAKFLLGKYEAAIKDYTTSLGLKANYQTALENRGAAYYKIEDWDNSIKDYEKAIQSGASDADVFLQLAEAHFKTENYSSAITNFDKAINAGKNDAEVYRKRGIAHLEEGNNDKAIADFNAAVQRGANDGKIFQLLGTAQFEKGTYEEALQNLERAISFQVSDSTLYKNAAIASQKLNRNEGAISYFKKAIANGAKSPDVFEQYAVLLYETGNLPEAKINIERAISAGATGERLFLYKGYLALADENWGAAISSLQKAKDGGVKEAELYSATGKAYYHKDDYNSAIESLKQALQAGDRSAENYELLGQSYFEVGNYAEAARSLNSAIQGGISNQSVYFALGQSLYEQGNFKSAVDALTKAEEQGESSLILFEKRGLAHNELKSAEPAIADLSKAAEKGSKTIEVYVNLGNLYFREQNLLKAVESYDKAISLGAKDAIIYNNRGKAKFLQDKISEAIADYDLALAEKPDYDQALLNRGSAHYKQKNYSASIADLEKTEKKSPEVTEMLGLAYYKTKQFEKALSNMELAISGGVKNAELHYFKGNILYDKEEYRQAVNDFQKAEEGGISEGDLYAKMGNAFFELGNFSQSAEQLRKAVDKGVSDQKVIENLGNALYEGKKYEEASKFLQKAIGFGTQNPKTHYHYANTLFREDRFKDAIKSYDEAIGLGQRDEVIYNNRGKAKAKLEQFEAAIQDYKQSLSINENYGQAILNRGNAYFEMEAYQEALNDFEKSVELSQTDNDTFTKMGLSYYKLGNFEQAIVMMDQAYQTGNQSADVFYGRGNAYYSLGEIEKAYSDLNQAITFGDKHPETYFNRGEINFQKEEFELALSDFNKAEEYGSKAERLYFLRAKTHYALDNWQKALADFNLAIAADKELYEAYALRGNTKFRLDDLTGAINDYNIAIAGGIKEAIYFNNRGKAKQLNGNLEQAIEDYDQAIATDGEYARAYENRASARYELENYAGVIEDVEKLEDLEEAGPNAFYIKAESYYAVEDWVGAISYFERSIQGEVVKADSYFKRGRSYLEVEDYQAALDDFNRAAEADPSNASIYLYRAQCYLYLGDVRYAAEDYSKAITLEPENTDAYYNRAILREETENWEGALQDYDKVVQLNPEDASAYYYRGNVKAVLENYQPALKDLNKAIELNSEDASYYKLRGNIHYQLEDDLKACEDWERAKNMGDDSVNYYLRQYCE, via the coding sequence ATGCAGAAAATATATAGAAATATTCTCACCATCATTTTTTCAATGTTCTCGCTATTGGCTTTTTCGCAAGCAGAACGGAGTTTGTATTTTGTACAGACTTATGACAATTCCGGCCAACCATTACAAAAGGGTACAGCATTAATTTTGGATGGTCAGGGAACGGGAACCACCCATCAAAACTTGTTTATAGGTGCCACTAGTGCTAAAGTTTTTACGCAAGACAGCACTGTTCATAATATTTCTACTTTTAATGCCCATGATCCAGCAAGTGGTTTAGTGAAATTTGCAGTGGACAATAATTTAAGTACCAAATTTCAGAAAGTGCCTATTAAGAAAGGTGATTTTAAGGAAGGAAGTGCTGCAAAGCTATTGCAAACTACAGGTATTCAAAAAACAGAAAATAGTGATGTAAAGATATCTAAATCAAAAGAAATTGAGGGTTATGGTCAGTTTGCTGTAATTCCAGATAACTTAAATAAATCTGCCATTGGTGCAGCAGTACTTGTAGGTAACGATTTTGTCGGTATTATTTTAAATAAAGTGAATGGTGTGAATGGTGCTGTGATAGTCGACCTAAGTCGTTTAGAGAAAGCAAATTCCATTACCTATGGATTTTCAAATTTTACTCAAAGAATTAACGAAAATGCACATCTCTTATCTGCCCTGAATGCTTATGCAAACAAAGATTGGTCTACTGCTTTAAAAGCGTTTGAAGAATTCGCTAATAATAATTCCAAAGACGACTTTGTATGGAAAATGGCAGGTTATTCTGCTTTTGAGACCGGAAATTATGATAAGGTCATAAGTAATTTGACTAATGCATTTAAAATAAAATCTAGTCCAAGAGCTTACTCTATTAGAGCCTTTGCTTATTTTGAACAGAAAAAATATACGGAAGCAATTAATGACTTTGCACAGGGCCAAGCCGAAAAAGTGGATGAAGCCAAATGGCATGCTTATAAGGGAATTGCTCATTATGAATCAGAGCAATTAGATCAGGCTATTCCTGATTTGGAAAAAGCAGTAGAGTTAAATAATGAAGATCCGCAAGTAAGCTACTATTTAGGAAATGCTCAATTCAAAAAAGAGGCTTTTGATAAAGCTATAACTGCTTACAACCAATCCGAAAAATTAGGCTACGAATCAGAAGTACTTTTCAATAACAGGGGTAAAGCCAAATTCCTGCTTGGAAAGTATGAAGCAGCAATTAAGGATTATACAACTTCTTTGGGTTTAAAAGCAAATTATCAAACGGCTTTGGAGAATAGGGGAGCAGCTTACTACAAAATTGAAGACTGGGATAATTCTATTAAGGATTATGAAAAAGCAATTCAATCGGGTGCCAGTGATGCCGATGTTTTCCTACAATTAGCCGAGGCTCATTTTAAAACTGAAAATTATTCTTCCGCCATCACAAATTTTGATAAAGCTATAAATGCTGGTAAAAATGATGCTGAAGTTTACAGAAAAAGAGGAATTGCTCATTTAGAAGAAGGCAACAATGATAAAGCAATAGCAGATTTCAATGCAGCCGTTCAAAGAGGAGCTAATGATGGTAAAATATTCCAGCTTTTGGGCACAGCCCAATTCGAAAAAGGAACTTATGAAGAAGCACTTCAAAATTTAGAAAGAGCTATCTCATTTCAAGTAAGCGATAGTACTCTTTATAAAAATGCAGCCATTGCAAGTCAAAAATTGAATAGAAATGAAGGAGCGATCTCTTACTTCAAAAAGGCCATAGCAAATGGGGCAAAATCTCCCGATGTTTTTGAGCAATATGCAGTGCTTTTATATGAAACCGGAAATTTACCAGAAGCTAAAATCAATATCGAAAGAGCAATTTCAGCGGGAGCAACTGGAGAAAGGCTATTTCTATATAAAGGATATTTGGCATTAGCTGATGAAAATTGGGGTGCTGCCATTTCATCTTTGCAGAAAGCAAAAGATGGAGGAGTAAAAGAAGCAGAATTATATTCCGCTACAGGAAAAGCCTATTATCATAAAGATGATTATAATTCAGCTATTGAAAGCTTAAAACAAGCCTTACAAGCTGGGGATAGATCTGCAGAAAACTATGAATTATTGGGGCAATCTTATTTTGAGGTAGGGAATTATGCGGAAGCGGCCAGATCATTAAATTCAGCTATTCAAGGGGGGATTAGTAATCAATCGGTATATTTTGCTTTGGGGCAATCATTATATGAGCAAGGAAATTTCAAAAGTGCAGTTGATGCATTAACCAAGGCTGAAGAGCAAGGAGAAAGTAGTTTGATTTTATTTGAAAAAAGAGGACTGGCTCATAATGAATTAAAATCGGCTGAACCCGCTATTGCAGATCTATCTAAAGCAGCTGAAAAAGGGAGTAAAACGATTGAGGTTTATGTGAATTTGGGAAATCTCTATTTCCGAGAACAAAATCTATTAAAAGCTGTAGAATCTTATGATAAGGCAATCAGTTTAGGTGCAAAAGATGCCATTATTTATAACAATAGGGGAAAAGCTAAATTTTTACAGGATAAAATCTCAGAAGCCATAGCCGATTATGATTTGGCTTTAGCTGAAAAGCCTGATTATGATCAAGCTTTACTGAATAGAGGTTCTGCTCACTATAAACAAAAAAATTATTCAGCTTCCATTGCTGATTTAGAAAAAACCGAGAAAAAAAGTCCTGAAGTGACGGAAATGTTAGGTTTAGCTTATTACAAAACTAAACAGTTTGAAAAGGCATTATCGAATATGGAATTAGCCATCAGTGGAGGGGTGAAAAATGCTGAACTGCATTATTTCAAAGGAAATATATTATATGACAAAGAGGAATATCGTCAGGCAGTGAACGATTTTCAAAAAGCAGAAGAAGGAGGAATAAGTGAGGGTGATTTATATGCTAAAATGGGAAATGCTTTTTTTGAATTGGGAAATTTCAGCCAATCAGCTGAGCAATTGAGAAAAGCAGTAGATAAAGGTGTTTCAGACCAAAAAGTGATTGAGAATTTAGGGAATGCACTTTATGAAGGAAAGAAATATGAAGAGGCTAGTAAATTTTTGCAAAAGGCCATAGGATTTGGTACACAAAATCCAAAAACTCATTATCACTATGCAAACACCTTATTTCGTGAAGATAGATTTAAGGATGCTATCAAATCTTACGATGAAGCAATTGGATTGGGTCAAAGGGATGAAGTGATATATAATAACAGGGGAAAGGCTAAGGCTAAATTAGAGCAGTTTGAAGCTGCTATTCAAGATTATAAACAGTCCCTATCTATTAATGAGAATTACGGACAAGCCATTCTAAATAGAGGAAATGCCTATTTCGAAATGGAAGCTTATCAAGAGGCTTTAAATGATTTTGAAAAGTCTGTGGAATTAAGTCAAACTGATAATGATACATTTACAAAAATGGGACTTTCCTACTACAAGCTCGGGAATTTTGAGCAAGCAATTGTCATGATGGATCAAGCTTATCAAACTGGAAATCAATCAGCAGATGTGTTCTACGGAAGAGGAAATGCTTATTATAGCCTAGGAGAGATTGAAAAGGCGTATTCTGATTTAAATCAGGCGATTACTTTTGGTGATAAACATCCTGAGACTTACTTCAACAGAGGGGAAATTAATTTCCAGAAAGAAGAATTTGAACTAGCCTTATCTGACTTTAATAAAGCAGAGGAGTATGGTAGCAAAGCAGAAAGACTTTATTTCCTAAGGGCTAAAACACATTATGCGTTAGATAATTGGCAAAAAGCGTTGGCAGATTTTAATTTAGCTATTGCTGCTGATAAAGAATTGTATGAAGCCTATGCCTTACGAGGTAATACCAAGTTCCGGTTAGATGATCTTACTGGAGCCATCAACGATTATAATATAGCGATTGCAGGAGGTATTAAAGAAGCAATCTATTTCAATAATAGAGGTAAAGCCAAACAGTTAAATGGTAATCTTGAACAGGCAATTGAAGATTATGATCAGGCAATTGCAACTGATGGAGAATATGCTAGGGCTTATGAGAATAGGGCATCAGCAAGATATGAACTGGAAAATTATGCAGGAGTGATAGAGGATGTGGAAAAATTGGAAGATTTAGAAGAGGCTGGCCCAAACGCTTTTTACATTAAAGCTGAATCATATTATGCCGTAGAAGATTGGGTTGGCGCAATTTCTTATTTTGAAAGATCTATTCAGGGGGAAGTTGTGAAAGCAGATTCCTATTTTAAAAGGGGTAGGTCTTATTTGGAGGTTGAAGATTACCAAGCCGCTTTAGACGATTTCAATCGAGCAGCAGAAGCTGATCCATCTAATGCAAGCATTTATTTATATAGGGCGCAGTGTTATTTGTATTTAGGAGATGTGCGTTATGCAGCTGAAGATTACTCTAAAGCCATTACCCTTGAACCTGAAAATACGGATGCTTATTACAATAGAGCTATTTTAAGAGAAGAAACTGAAAACTGGGAAGGAGCTTTGCAAGATTACGACAAGGTAGTTCAACTGAATCCTGAGGATGCATCAGCTTATTATTATAGAGGAAATGTAAAAGCTGTGCTAGAAAATTATCAGCCAGCATTAAAAGATTTGAATAAAGCAATTGAATTGAATTCTGAAGATGCTTCTTACTATAAGTTAAGAGGGAATATTCATTATCAGCTAGAAGATGACTTGAAAGCATGTGAAGATTGGGAAAGAGCTAAAAATATGGGGGATGATAGTGTGAATTATTATTTGAGACAATATTGTGAATAG
- a CDS encoding isoaspartyl peptidase/L-asparaginase family protein: MKKTYYYYLALLLFFFIAACDPTTREATEDRAIETEEKEIKQGPISLVIHGGAGTIKRENMTEEQDAEYRAKLSEALEAGYAKLESGAPAMDAVIAAIQIMEESPLFNAGVGAVFTNEGKNELDAAVMDGKTRDAGAVAGVSTIKSPILAALSVMDDSPHVMMSGTGAEQFAGEQGLELVDPEYFFTQSRYDALQRVKKREEEKDRSAALVDFPDSKFGTVGCVALDKDGNIAAGTSTGGMTNKRYGRIGDAPIIAAGTYADNETCGVSATGHGEYFIRSVVAYDVAAKMKYAGMSLDAAANKIVYEELVEFGGSGGFIALDKAGNITMPFNTSGMYRGYMNEKDSPKVFIYKDEE; this comes from the coding sequence ATGAAAAAGACATACTATTACTACTTAGCCCTTCTACTATTTTTCTTTATTGCAGCTTGTGATCCAACTACAAGAGAAGCTACTGAAGATAGGGCGATTGAAACAGAGGAAAAAGAAATAAAACAAGGGCCTATCAGTTTAGTGATTCATGGAGGGGCTGGCACGATAAAGCGTGAAAACATGACCGAAGAGCAGGATGCTGAATACAGAGCAAAACTATCTGAAGCTTTAGAGGCAGGATATGCTAAGCTGGAATCAGGAGCGCCTGCAATGGATGCGGTGATTGCCGCAATTCAGATTATGGAAGAATCTCCATTATTTAACGCAGGAGTTGGAGCCGTTTTCACAAATGAAGGTAAAAATGAATTGGATGCAGCAGTCATGGATGGTAAAACTCGAGACGCAGGAGCTGTAGCAGGAGTATCTACCATCAAAAGTCCAATTCTAGCAGCTCTTTCTGTGATGGACGATAGCCCGCACGTAATGATGTCAGGAACAGGCGCTGAGCAATTTGCAGGAGAACAAGGACTGGAACTAGTGGATCCGGAATATTTCTTTACGCAAAGCAGATATGATGCCTTGCAAAGAGTAAAGAAAAGAGAAGAGGAAAAAGACAGGAGTGCTGCCTTAGTAGATTTTCCTGATAGTAAATTCGGAACAGTTGGTTGCGTAGCATTGGATAAAGATGGAAATATTGCTGCCGGAACATCAACTGGTGGAATGACCAATAAAAGATATGGAAGAATTGGAGATGCACCCATTATTGCAGCTGGAACTTATGCCGACAATGAAACTTGTGGGGTTTCTGCTACAGGGCATGGTGAGTATTTTATCCGGTCTGTAGTGGCTTACGATGTAGCCGCTAAAATGAAGTATGCTGGCATGAGTTTGGATGCTGCAGCTAATAAAATAGTTTATGAAGAATTGGTGGAATTTGGAGGCTCGGGCGGCTTTATAGCATTAGACAAAGCTGGTAACATAACCATGCCTTTCAATACTTCAGGAATGTATAGGGGTTATATGAATGAAAAAGATTCTCCAAAGGTGTTTATTTATAAAGATGAGGAATAA
- a CDS encoding fatty acid desaturase family protein — protein MNKNTVKFNANDNPEFVSTLRKRVNQYFADNNLSKYANNAMRAKTVFMLLLYFIPLAFLLSGVVSSFAIAFPLYIVMGFGMAGIGLCVMHDANHGVYSKNNKINKALGFTANFLGAYHINWKIQHNVLHHSFTNIDEYDEDIDKKGIIRFSPHQERKGIFRFQAFYAPLLYGLMTFYWLVAKDIDQLISYNKRGLLKGQGLTFKKGLGLMLFNKTWYVALTLVAPILITGIVWWQVILAFLLMQFISGLVLALVFQPAHVITETDFYQVDENGSVENNWAVHQMRTTSNFGNSSKWFSWIVGGLNHQIEHHLFPNICHIHYDKIAPIVKKTAAEYGVPYHHHKSFGVALKSHFSLLNQLGTGSYDKKVKEIKTAPIPAVA, from the coding sequence ATGAACAAGAACACAGTAAAATTTAACGCGAACGACAACCCAGAATTTGTAAGCACCCTAAGAAAAAGAGTAAATCAATATTTTGCAGACAATAATTTGTCAAAATATGCAAATAATGCCATGAGAGCTAAAACTGTTTTCATGCTTCTATTGTACTTCATTCCATTGGCATTCCTCCTAAGTGGGGTAGTTAGCAGCTTTGCAATAGCATTTCCACTTTATATTGTTATGGGCTTTGGTATGGCAGGAATTGGACTATGTGTGATGCACGATGCCAATCATGGAGTTTATTCCAAAAACAATAAGATAAACAAAGCTTTAGGCTTTACAGCCAATTTCCTAGGTGCTTACCACATCAATTGGAAAATCCAGCATAATGTCTTGCATCATTCTTTCACCAATATTGATGAGTATGATGAAGACATTGATAAAAAAGGAATTATTAGATTTTCACCACATCAAGAACGCAAAGGTATATTTAGATTCCAAGCATTTTATGCTCCGTTATTATACGGCCTCATGACTTTCTATTGGCTAGTAGCCAAAGATATTGATCAACTTATTAGCTATAATAAACGAGGGCTTCTTAAAGGTCAGGGATTGACTTTCAAAAAAGGCTTGGGCTTAATGTTATTTAATAAAACATGGTATGTAGCCCTAACATTAGTAGCGCCAATTTTGATCACTGGAATAGTTTGGTGGCAAGTCATTTTAGCCTTTCTATTAATGCAATTTATTAGTGGTCTTGTATTGGCATTGGTTTTCCAACCCGCTCATGTTATTACTGAAACTGACTTTTATCAAGTGGACGAAAATGGCAGTGTAGAAAATAACTGGGCAGTTCATCAAATGCGTACTACCTCTAATTTCGGAAATTCTTCAAAATGGTTTTCTTGGATAGTAGGAGGATTAAATCATCAGATTGAACACCACTTATTCCCCAATATTTGTCATATTCATTATGATAAAATTGCGCCTATAGTGAAGAAAACAGCTGCAGAATATGGTGTTCCTTATCATCACCATAAATCTTTTGGTGTGGCACTGAAAAGCCATTTTTCTCTCTTAAATCAACTAGGAACTGGAAGTTATGATAAAAAGGTTAAGGAAATAAAAACTGCGCCTATTCCAGCGGTAGCATAA
- a CDS encoding uracil-DNA glycosylase family protein produces MHDLLHDIRNCTECLADLPMGANPIVQASSQSKIAIIGQAPGIAVHQSGIPWDDKSGDNLRNWLGVDKNQFYDEEVFALIPMGLCYPGTGKSGDLAPMKICAPLWHKRLFQAMTEVKLTLLLGKYAQGFYLGKQAKSSLTKTVQSFEEYRPEYLPLPHPSPRNNIWQSKNPWFKAEVLPYLKSRISDII; encoded by the coding sequence ATGCATGATTTACTTCATGATATAAGAAATTGTACAGAATGCCTAGCTGATCTGCCTATGGGAGCCAATCCTATAGTGCAGGCATCTTCGCAAAGTAAAATCGCCATTATTGGTCAAGCGCCAGGTATTGCTGTTCATCAGTCTGGGATTCCTTGGGATGACAAAAGTGGGGATAATTTAAGGAACTGGTTAGGAGTGGACAAGAATCAGTTTTATGATGAGGAGGTTTTTGCTTTAATTCCTATGGGCTTATGTTATCCTGGAACAGGGAAATCTGGTGATCTAGCACCCATGAAAATCTGTGCCCCACTTTGGCATAAAAGATTATTCCAGGCTATGACCGAAGTAAAATTGACCTTGCTGTTGGGGAAATATGCACAGGGTTTTTACTTAGGGAAACAAGCTAAATCATCTCTGACTAAAACAGTGCAATCTTTTGAAGAGTATAGGCCGGAATATTTACCGCTACCTCATCCTTCCCCAAGAAACAATATATGGCAAAGCAAAAATCCGTGGTTTAAAGCAGAGGTCTTGCCTTACTTAAAATCACGGATTTCAGATATAATTTAA
- a CDS encoding ABC transporter permease subunit — MILKYLQIEWLKLKNYKTFIRLASLYFLLLLLILSSVKLLLSWMTSMGAEFQGISPDIIPFYNFPDVWQNLTYLASYLKFFLAFIVIISVTNEYSYRTIRQNIIDGMSPTEFLLAKQSMIFAFSLFNMLVIWLSGTLMGLFYGSGFSFSLYTMDMEFLLAHFLELVTFLNLAMLISVLMKKAGFAIIGLCFYAIFLEPAVVGILNYKFDDHWLITLFPIHAVNNLIEIPFQRYVFMEIQDFVKVSSALIALAWLAISVGLNYYLIAKRDVN, encoded by the coding sequence ATGATATTAAAATATTTACAAATAGAATGGTTGAAGCTTAAAAACTATAAGACTTTTATTAGGCTTGCCTCGCTTTACTTTTTGCTTTTACTATTGATTTTAAGTAGTGTAAAACTACTCCTTTCATGGATGACTAGCATGGGCGCAGAATTTCAGGGAATTAGTCCTGATATCATCCCATTTTATAATTTCCCTGATGTGTGGCAGAATCTCACGTATCTAGCATCTTATTTAAAGTTTTTCTTAGCTTTTATTGTGATCATATCGGTCACAAATGAATATTCGTATAGAACAATTCGGCAGAACATCATCGATGGAATGTCACCCACTGAATTTTTATTGGCAAAGCAAAGTATGATTTTTGCTTTTAGCCTTTTTAATATGTTGGTTATTTGGTTATCAGGAACCTTAATGGGGCTTTTCTATGGCTCAGGATTCAGTTTTAGTTTGTACACGATGGACATGGAATTTCTCTTGGCTCACTTTCTTGAATTAGTAACTTTCTTGAATTTGGCAATGCTGATATCCGTGCTAATGAAAAAAGCCGGTTTTGCGATTATAGGCTTATGTTTCTATGCTATTTTCTTAGAGCCTGCTGTGGTTGGAATACTAAATTATAAGTTTGATGATCACTGGTTAATTACCCTTTTCCCGATCCATGCTGTAAACAATTTGATTGAAATTCCTTTTCAGCGTTATGTATTTATGGAAATTCAGGATTTTGTGAAAGTAAGTAGTGCCTTAATTGCATTGGCTTGGTTAGCGATCAGTGTCGGATTGAATTATTATTTAATAGCTAAAAGGGATGTGAATTGA
- a CDS encoding ABC transporter ATP-binding protein yields the protein MAENILEISGLNKRYGNIQAVNDLELKVEKGTVFGLLGPNGSGKSTTLGILLGVVQKDSGMFKWFGEEPTAAQRRRLGAILESPTFYPYLSGIQNLKIVCKIKKVSDSRIMEVLEQVGLAQRAKSPFKTYSLGMKQRLAIASALLSDPEVLILDEPTNGLDPQGIAEIRELIVNIAEQGKTIILASHLLDEVQKVCTHFAVLKQGEKIFQGTVAESLMGNEGVELLAEDLETLKSVVGSFPSFVDMKLNNLGRLEVQLSNESPIQEFHRFLIDKGVVLTHLAYINKSLEKQFLQLLSAES from the coding sequence ATGGCTGAAAATATATTAGAGATTTCAGGTCTGAATAAGCGATATGGAAATATTCAGGCAGTAAATGATCTCGAGTTAAAAGTTGAGAAGGGAACTGTTTTTGGGCTTTTAGGCCCCAACGGAAGTGGTAAAAGTACAACATTAGGAATTCTTTTAGGTGTTGTGCAAAAGGATTCTGGTATGTTCAAATGGTTCGGAGAAGAACCCACTGCAGCCCAAAGAAGGCGGTTGGGAGCCATTTTAGAAAGCCCTACTTTTTATCCCTATCTTTCTGGAATTCAAAATTTGAAGATCGTCTGCAAGATTAAAAAGGTTTCTGACAGCAGAATTATGGAAGTTTTGGAGCAAGTTGGACTGGCGCAAAGAGCAAAATCTCCTTTCAAAACCTATTCACTCGGTATGAAACAAAGATTAGCCATTGCTTCTGCCTTGCTTTCTGACCCAGAAGTTTTGATTTTGGATGAACCTACAAATGGTTTAGACCCCCAAGGAATTGCAGAAATCAGAGAGCTGATTGTTAATATTGCCGAGCAAGGAAAAACGATCATTTTAGCAAGTCATTTATTGGATGAAGTCCAAAAAGTATGTACTCATTTTGCGGTTTTAAAGCAAGGAGAGAAGATCTTTCAAGGTACAGTTGCTGAAAGCTTAATGGGCAATGAGGGAGTAGAGTTATTAGCAGAAGATTTAGAGACTTTGAAATCCGTAGTAGGTAGTTTTCCATCTTTTGTAGATATGAAACTCAATAATTTGGGAAGATTGGAAGTGCAGCTGTCAAATGAAAGTCCGATTCAGGAGTTCCACCGATTTTTAATTGACAAGGGTGTTGTTTTAACACATTTAGCTTACATCAATAAATCTCTGGAGAAACAATTTTTACAACTTTTATCCGCTGAGTCATGA
- a CDS encoding DUF4252 domain-containing protein — MRILILSILSILIFSACEKKIEDPLKSLQEKEIHTLNINLYPSNLKMINTKNDPNFAEATKGIQKLHVLQIKWDRESKKADYAEWKSQQDFNDWESIFSARMENADIEIKAPEGRKDILFASADTKDGLFVGFLEGTFDISQVPALMKADLDLGPIGDFIQDKEKQKEHREKVRKMHKEMKGDSTEKQSESTEE, encoded by the coding sequence ATGCGAATTTTAATTCTATCTATACTCAGCATTCTTATTTTTTCTGCTTGTGAGAAGAAAATTGAAGATCCACTTAAAAGTCTTCAAGAAAAGGAAATCCATACCTTAAACATTAATCTTTATCCTAGCAATTTGAAAATGATCAATACCAAAAATGATCCTAATTTTGCTGAGGCAACGAAAGGTATTCAAAAACTGCATGTATTACAGATAAAATGGGATAGGGAATCTAAAAAAGCGGACTATGCTGAATGGAAAAGTCAGCAAGATTTCAACGATTGGGAATCTATTTTTTCTGCTAGAATGGAAAATGCGGATATTGAAATTAAAGCACCAGAAGGTAGGAAAGATATTCTCTTTGCTTCTGCTGACACCAAGGACGGTCTTTTTGTTGGTTTTCTGGAAGGAACATTCGATATTTCACAAGTTCCAGCTCTAATGAAAGCAGATTTAGACTTAGGCCCTATAGGCGACTTTATTCAAGACAAAGAAAAGCAAAAGGAACATAGAGAGAAGGTGAGAAAGATGCATAAGGAAATGAAGGGCGATTCCACTGAGAAACAATCTGAAAGCACTGAAGAATAG
- a CDS encoding DUF4252 domain-containing protein, protein MKKIGLIVALALVSIAAQAQNSEFMKFYNKYSGDETFTIVSVNQRMIELFSNFEVEGEEEEAMKKAVSGLKGIKLIANSKTSNGAALFSEANAAFLKGYDELMTVRDGDSDIRFLIQEKGGMVNELVMLVGSDSSFVAASIFGEIDLKQMSKMAKGLNISGMENLEQLENMEDDQK, encoded by the coding sequence ATGAAAAAGATAGGATTAATAGTTGCATTAGCTTTAGTAAGCATAGCAGCACAAGCGCAGAATTCAGAATTCATGAAATTTTATAATAAATACTCAGGTGACGAGACGTTTACTATAGTTTCAGTGAATCAAAGAATGATTGAATTATTCTCCAATTTTGAAGTAGAAGGAGAAGAAGAGGAAGCCATGAAGAAAGCAGTTTCAGGCTTGAAAGGAATTAAATTGATTGCCAATAGCAAAACTAGTAATGGCGCAGCTTTATTTTCAGAAGCAAATGCTGCCTTTTTAAAAGGATATGATGAATTGATGACCGTAAGAGATGGTGATTCTGATATTCGATTCTTAATACAAGAAAAAGGAGGCATGGTGAATGAATTGGTCATGTTAGTAGGAAGTGACAGCAGCTTCGTAGCGGCTAGCATTTTTGGTGAAATCGACTTAAAGCAAATGTCGAAAATGGCGAAAGGCTTAAATATTTCAGGAATGGAAAATTTAGAGCAACTGGAAAATATGGAAGATGACCAAAAGTAA